In the Quercus lobata isolate SW786 chromosome 5, ValleyOak3.0 Primary Assembly, whole genome shotgun sequence genome, one interval contains:
- the LOC115988853 gene encoding uncharacterized protein LOC115988853, with the protein MEVINFTENHILAKVVEEDGFAWHLTCFYGWPDSSQKSKSWALLSHLSSFVDGPWLCIGDFNAILHSTKKLSNRPPPYKQMDEFREALEQCSLSDLGFHGYPFTWNNKRPGLANTKEHLDRAVANEEWKSKFPQSKVTHLSSHVSYHLPIILQTKPAKHRISRSNMGFKFEEAWLLWEDCEAVVQEGWNKRDGMVSAMAKVKEKIKGCGRELHAWGASKTQPNTEKIKALQRKIEGLNRGECIEENKAEFLVVSKELDDLLLKQEIYWIQRSRISWLKHGDKNTKFFHSKTSQRRRRNFIQGIKNQADRWVEEVEEIADVATNYFENIFKAGDCDRLEECLVAVQPKVSTDMRDILSSEYSPKEIKAALFQMGPTKAPGPDEGFSSLLAKAEAENRLHGVSICRRAPSISHLLFADDSLLFCRATQDEVHALADILQLYASASGQLINLDKSSIYFSSNTDGGQRNWIKTWLKVKEVDRFENYLGLPTLIGRSKYQAFAVLKDKVWKKLQGWKGIMLSRAGKEVLIKAVAQSLPTYTMGVFQLPVKLCDELNAMCARFWWGQVGNERKIHWKSWDSLSKPKKEGGMGFRDIRCFNLAMLAKQGWRLLKEKDTLLYRCFKAKYFPRCNFLEARDVNNSSYVWKSIIAAQPILKKGCCWRVGDGSGIRVLKDKWIPNHPTNRVLHPPEEEEWEWRVSELIDWSLKLWDRGLIERSFHHEDADAILRIPLSRRQNDDTLFWLHSTEGEYSVKTGYHLARELRREHDVNGESSSSGECSKVWGKLWKLHIPNKVRIFAWRACHDILPTCEKLARRQIVIDGRCRLCKRGLESAIHALWECSVAQDVWAGCARRLQKCGRVQFDMLQLVEKLMEKLNTEELEFFFVQAWMIWNQRNTVFHGGSLQAGPAEAIGELGNRLRPQLLIGPPNSLNCKVIILSRATIVLLINQVDDTSGKGLFNEIISAIENLELDINDVRGQGYDNGSNMKGKKQGDPSRLNKRAADFLKEFREAQQHLVTRRQVAREVQWRPSPRNGFKLNFDAAIFDELNATGFGAVIRNGEGEVMAAMAAKGPPVSGSEEAEVLACRNALEFAVDAGFTELLVEGDNVSVMQRILRSQPNGSWLGHLYEDIKCLCAGLCVVSVEWVSRTTNEVAYCLAKHARGLVDESVWLEESPPPAREALYLDMLKI; encoded by the exons ATGGAGGTGATTAATTTTACTGAGAATCACATTTTGGCAAAGGTGGTTGAAGAGGATGGGTTTGCATGGCATCTTACATGTTTTTATGGGTGGCCTGACTCTAGTCAAAAATCTAAATCATGGGCTCTGTTATCGCATTTGTCTTCGTTTGTGGATGGTCCTTGGTTGTGCATTGGAGATTTTAATGCGATATTGCActccaccaagaagctcagtaaTAGGCCGCCTCCTTACAAACAGATGGATGAGTTTCGTGAAGCTTTGGAACAATGCTCCTTATCAGATCTGGGTTTTCATGGTTATCCATTCACATGGAATAACAAGCGACCTGGACTCGCCAATACAAAGGAGCATCTTGATCGAGCTGTTGCCAATGAGGAATGGAAATCTAAGTTCCCACAGAGTAAAGTCACACACCTGTCATCCCACGTATCATACCATTTACCAATCATTCTCCAAACCAAGCCAGCCAAGCACCGCATATCTAGAAGCAATATGGGGTTTAAATTTGAAGAAGCTTGGCTATTATGGGAGGATTGTGAGGCCGTGGTCCAAGAAGGTTGGAATAAAAGGGACGGCATGGTTTCTGCTATGGCAAAAGTGAAAGAGAAGATTAAGGGGTGTGGTAGGGAGTTACATGCATGGGGTGCATCTAAAACACAGCCCAACACCGAAAAAATAAAGGCACTCCAAAGGAAGATTGAGGGGTTGAATAGGGGTGAGTGtattgaagaaaataaagctgAGTTTCTAGTGGTTAGTAAGGAGTTGGATGACCTTTTGCTTAAGCAGGAGATTTATTGGATACAACGCTCTCGAATCTCTTGGCTTAAACATGGAGATAAGAATACAAAGTTCTTTCATTCAAAGACCTCACAACGAAGACGGAGGAATTTTATTCAAGGGATAAAGAATCAGGCCGATAGATGGGTCGAGGAAGTGGAAGAAATAGCAGATGTGGCTACCaattattttgagaatattttcaAGGCCGGTGATTGTGACAGATTGGAGGAGTGCCTAGTTGCAGTACAGCCTAAGGTTTCTACTGATATGCGGGATATTTTGTCCAGTGAATACAGTCCAAAGGAAATCAAAGCGGCGTTGTTCCAaatgggaccaacaaaggcTCCTGGACCAGACG AGGGTTTTTCCTCTCTACTTGCAAAAGCTGAGGCGGAGAATAGGTTGCATGGTGTGTCTATATGTAGGAGAGCTCCTAGTATATCCCACTTGCTATTTGCAGACGATTCCCTACTATTTTGCAGAGCAACTCAGGATGAAGTTCATGCATTAGCAGATATTTTACAGCTCTATGCCTCGGCTTCGGGGCAGCTCATAAACCTTGACAAATCTTCCATTTACTTCAGTAGCAATACGGATGGTGGACAACGAAATTGGATTAAAACTTGGCTGAAGGTTAAGGAAGTGGACCGGTTTGAGAATTATTTGGGACTACCAACTCTGATTGGGCGCTCTAAATATCAAGCATTTGCTGTTCTAAAGGATAAAGTCTGGAAAAAGCTACAAGGGTGGAAGGGGATTATGTTATCTAGAGCCGGAAAGGAGGTATTGATAAAGGCCGTTGCTCAATCTCTACCGACTTATACTATGGGAGTGTTTCAGCTTCCTGTAAAGCTTTGTGATGAGCTTAATGCCATGTGCGCAaggttttggtgggggcagGTGGGTAATGAGAGGAAGATTCATTGGAAGAGTTGGGACTCACTATCTAAACCAAAGAAGGAAGGTGGTATGGGCTTTAGGGATATCCGGTGTTTTAATTTGGCGATGCTGGCCAAGCAAGGATGGAGGTTACTGAAGGAAAAGGATACTCTGCTCTACAGGTGTTTCAAAGCAAAGTACTTCCCACGGTGTAATTTTTTGGAGGCAAGGGACGTGAATAATAGCTCTTATGTGTGGAAGAGCATTATTGCGGCTCAACCAATTCTGAAGAAAGGTTGCTGCTGGAGGGTGGGTGATGGTTCTGGAATTCGGGTGCTTAAAGACAAATGGATTCCGAACCACCCCACAAATAGGGTGTTGCATCCACCAGAGGAAGAAGAATGGGAATGGCGTGTTTCGGAGTTAATTGACTGGTCACTCAAGTTGTGGGATAGAGGCTTAATTGAGAGGAGTTTTCACCATGAAGATGCGGATGCTATACTTCGGATTCCATTGAGCCGTAGACAAAATGATGATACTCTGTTTTGGCTACACTCAACAGAGGGGGAATATTCGGTCAAAACAGGGTACCATTTGGCTAGAGAGCTTAGAAGGGAGCATGATGTAAATGGAGAGAGTTCTTCGTCGGGGGAGTGCAGCAAGGTGTGGGGCAAGCTCTGGAAACTCCATATACCAAATAAGGTCCGGATTTTTGCATGGCGAGCTTGCCATGATATCCTGCCAACTTGTGAGAAGCTAGCTCGACGTCAAATTGTCATCGATGGCAGGTGTAGACTTTGCAAAAGAGGCTTGGAATCTGCAATCCATGCCTTGTGGGAGTGTAGTGTGGCTCAGGACGTGTGGGCGGGGTGTGCGAGACGGTTGCAAAAATGTGGGAGAGTACAGTTTGATATGCTGCAGCTTGTGGAGAAGCTAATGGAAAAATTAAATACCGAGGAGCTCGAGTTTTTCTTCGTCCAGGCTTGGATGATTTGGAACCAACGGAATACAGTTTTCCACGGGGGGAGCTTGCAGGCAGGGCCGGCTGAAGCTATAGGCGAGCTAGGCaaccgcctaaggccccaacTTCTAATAGGGCCCCcaaata gTTTAAATTGTAAAGTGATCATATTAAGTAGAGCTACAATTGTGCTTTTGATAAACCAG GTAGATGATACTTCTGGAAAAGGtcttttcaatgaaattataaGTGCAATAGaaaatcttgaacttgatattaaTGATGTACGTGGACAAGGATATGATAATGGGTCTAAtatgaaagggaaaaaacaagGG GACCCATCTCGGCTAAACAAGAGAGCAGCTGACTTCTTGAAAGAATTTAGAGAAGCCCAACAACACTTGGTTACACGAAGACAAGTTGCCAGAGAAGTTCAGTGGAGGCCATCGCCAAGAAATGGGTTTAAACTAAACTTTGATGCAGCCATTTTCGATGAACTAAATGCGACGGGTTTCGGAGCAGTAATTCGCAATGGGGAAGGAGAAGTAATGGCAGCCATGGCAGCGAAAGGACCACCGGTCTCGGGTAGTGAGGAGGCTGAGGTGCTGGCATGCCGCAACGCCTTGGAGTTCGCTGTGGATGCGGGTTTCACCGAGCTGCTGGTAGAGGGAGATAATGTCTCAGTTATGCAGAGGATTTTACGGTCTCAGCCTAATGGGTCATGGCTTGGGCACTTGTATGAAGATATAAAATGTTTGTGTGCTGGTCTATGTGTTGTGTCTGTTGAGTGGGTTAGCCGTACAACCAATGAAGTGGCTTATTGTTTGGCAAAGCATGCTAGAGGGTTAGTTGATGAGAGTGTTTGGCTGGAGGAATCCCCTCCTCCTGCACGGGAAGCTTTGTATCTGGATAtgcttaaaatttaa
- the LOC115988685 gene encoding peroxisomal membrane protein PMP22-like, whose amino-acid sequence MAKKGLLNQYLLQLQHHPLRTKAITAGVLSGISDLVSQKLTGIQKIQLRRLVLKVLFGVLYLGPFGHFLYIVLDKIFKGKRDSKTVAKKVVLEQLTSSPWNNLLFMVYYGLVIEGRPWTHVKTKIKKDYPSVQLTAWTFWPVVGWVNHQYVPLQFRVIFHSFIAFGWGIFLNLRARSMALTKAK is encoded by the exons ATGGCAAAGAAGGGTTTGTTGAACCAGTACTTGTTGCAGCTTCAGCATCATCCACTGAGAACCAAG GCAATTACAGCAGGGGTGTTGTCGGGGATCAGTGACTTGGTTTCGCAGAAGCTCACTGGGATACAGAAGATTCAACTGAGAAGGCTTGTTCTCAAAGTG CTTTTTGGAGTCTTATATCTTGGACCTTTTGGGCATTTCCTGTATATTGTACTGGACAAAATTTTCAAGGGCAAGAGGGACTCAAAAACAGTAGCCAAGAAG GTGGTGCTGGAACAGTTGACATCTTCACCTTGGAACAACTTGCTCTTTATGGTTTACTATGGGTTGGTTATTGAGG GAAGACCCTGGACGCATGTGAAAACTAAAATTAAGAAGGATTATCCATCAGTGCAGCTTACAGCTTGGACG TTCTGGCCAGTTGTTGGGTGGGTGAATCACCAGTATGTGCCGTTGCAGTTTCGTGTCATTTTCCATAGCTTCATTGCATTTGGCTG ggGAATATTTCTGAATCTACGAGCAAGATCCATGGCATTGACAAAGGCGAAATGA